A DNA window from Zingiber officinale cultivar Zhangliang chromosome 3A, Zo_v1.1, whole genome shotgun sequence contains the following coding sequences:
- the LOC122052163 gene encoding elongation factor 1-alpha-like, with protein MGKEKVHISIVVIGHVDSGKSTTTGHLIYKLGGIDKRVIERFEKEAAEMNKRSFKYAWVLDKLKAERERGITIDIALWKFETTKYYCTVIDAPGHRDFIKNMITGTSQADCAVLIIDSTTGGFEAGISKDGQTREHALLAFTLGVKQMICCCNKMDATTPKYSKARYDEIVKEVSSYLKKVGYNPDKIPFVPISGFEGDNMIERSTNLDWYKGPTLLEALDLVNEPKRPTDKPLRLPLQDVYKIGGIGTVPVGRVETGVLKPGMVVTFGPTGLTTEVKSVEMHHEALQEALPGDNVGFNVKNVAVKDLKRGFVASNSKDDPAKEAANFTSQVIIMNHPGQIGNGYAPVLDCHTSHIAVKFAEILTKIDRRSGKELEKEPKFLKNGDAGFIKMIPTKQMVVETFSEYPPLGRFAVRDMRQTVAVGVIKSVEKKDPTGAKVTKAAAKKK; from the exons ATGGGCAAGGAAAAGGTTCATATAAGCATTGTGGTCATTGGCCATGTCGATTCTGGTAAATCGACCACCACTGGTCATCTCATTTACAAGCTTGGAGGCATTGACAAGCGTGTAATTGAGAGGTTTGAGAAAGAAgcagctgagatgaataaaagaTCTTTCAAATATGCTTGGGTTCTTGACAAGCTTAAGGCTGAGCGTGAGCGTGGTATCACCATTGATATTGCTCTTTGGAAGTTCGAGACCACAAAGTACTACTGCACTGTCATTGATGCACCTGGGCACCGTGACTTTATCAAGAACATGATCACTGGAACCTCTCAGGCTGATTGTGCAGTTCTCATTATTGATTCAACCACTGGTGGTTTTGAGGCAGGTATTTCAAAGGATGGCCAAACACGAGAACATGCTCTTCTTGCTTTCACTCTTGGTGTTAAACAGATGATTTGCTGCTGCAACAAG ATGGATGCCACTACCCCAAAGTACTCCAAGGCTCGATATGATGAAATCGTTAAGGAGGTCTCTTCTTACCTCAAGAAAGTTGGTTATAATCCTGACAAGATCCCATTCGTTCCCATTTCTGGTTTCGAAGGCGATAACATGATTGAGAGGTCGACCAACTTGGACTGGTACAAGGGTCCAACCCTTCTCGAGGCCCTTGACTTGGTTAATGAGCCAAAGAGGCCTACGGACAAACCCCTTCGCCTTCCACTACAGGATGTCTACAAGATCGGAGGCATTGGGACTGTTCCAGTAGGGCGTGTGGAGACTGGTGTCCTCAAGCCTGGTATGGTTGTCACTTTCGGTCCAACCGGTCTCACCACTGAAGTCAAGTCTGTGGAAATGCACCATGAGGCTCTACAAGAGGCTCTTCCTGGCGACAATGTTGGGTTCAATGTTAAGAACGTTGCAGTCAAGGATCTCAAGCGAGGCTTTGTTGCTTCCAACTCCAAGGATGATCCTGCAAAGGAGGCAGCTAATTTTACATCTCAGGTCATCATCATGAACCACCCTGGCCAGATTGGCAATGGATATGCCCCCGTCCTCGATTGCCACACCTCCCATATAGCTGTCAAGTTTGCTGAAATTCTTACCAAGATTGACAGGCGCTCCGGCAAGGAACTCGAGAAGGAGCCCAAGTTCCTCAAGAACGGTGATGCTGGATTCATCAAGATGATTCCCACCAAACAAATGGTAGTTGAGACCTTCTCTGAGTACCCGCCTCTCGGTCGTTTTGCTGTGAGGGACATGAGACAGACTGTGGCTGTCGGTGTCATCAAGAGTGTCGAGAAGAAGGATCCAACCGGTGCCAAGGTCACAAAGGCAGCCGCCAAGAAGAAATGA